In one window of Bradysia coprophila strain Holo2 chromosome IV unlocalized genomic scaffold, BU_Bcop_v1 contig_106, whole genome shotgun sequence DNA:
- the LOC119070673 gene encoding uncharacterized protein LOC119070673: MQKQEKRRETRLKRFWKSPKTTSSEDSAGCDSPTKHRTRPHLQESPVFSKPTCSLPLLQVWPSQDSPRGEADGQSFIFPILPDDHRNDITVDRRNSLYIDPQQTGDSGIDSIQASPSPNAFVSIAGVSSGINISPCASPPNESPTPSLTKPRRLSSALLHPDHARLLALRQQQVSPDQTSIEDTTEFNGSGACGIQICTASSSTTSSLTSIAAASITQQRLSDPWLQTDRIDNNNRRRSSTMTARYSLFDALDLEYALLRAAARGSVGPYSLSESLHKLTFTQSLAFPALARGLATKRRRSADQSTSRPLNPNESGFNTFAKVITAIVLVMVSFLVFLVIYKFVRT, from the exons ATGCAG aaacaagaaaaaagaCGCGAAACGCGTCTAAAGAGATTCTGGAAATCACCGAAAACAACATCATCAGAAGATTCAGCTGGATGCGACAGTCCTACCAAACACAGAACCCGACCACATTTGCAGGAGAGCCCAGTTTTTAGTAAACCAACATGTTCACTACCCCTGCTTCAAGTGTGGCCTAGCCAG GACTCACCCAGAGGCGAAGCAGATGGTCAAAGCTTTATTTTCCCAATACTACCGGACGATCATCGTAatgacataactgttgatagACGAAACTCATTGTACATAGACCCACAACAGACCGGAGATTCTGGCATCGATTCGATACAAGCCTCACCATCTCCGAATGCATTCGTATCGATAGCGGGTGTTTCATCTGGAATAAATATATCTCCATGTGCTTCACCTCCCAATGAATCACCAACACCCTCCCTCACAAAGCCACGACGTCTTTCAAGTGCCCTGTTACATCCAGATCACGCGAGATTGTTAGCACTACGCCAACAACAAGTATCGCCGGATCAG ACGTCCATTGAAGATACAACCGAATTTAATGGAAGTGGCGCATGTGGTATTCAAATTTGCACGGCAAGTTCAAGTACGACCTCGTCATTGACATCGATAGCTGCTGCAAGTATAACTCAGCAAAG ACTATCGGATCCTTGGCTTCAAACCGATCGAATAGACAATAATAATCGTCGCAGATCGTCAACGATGACCGCTCGATATTCATTGTTCGATGCACTAGATCTAGAATACGCACTGCTACGGGCGGCTGCTCGTGGATCGGTCGGACCATATTCGTTAAGTGAATCGTTACACAAGCTCACCTTCACGCAATCATTGGCCTTTCCAGCATTAGCACGTGGACTAGCCACTAAGCGTAGACGTTCAGCCGACCAGAGCACGTCCCGTCCGTTGAATCCAAACGAATCGGGTTTTAATACATTTGCTAAAGTGATAACCGCCATCGTTCTAGTGATGGTTAGTTTTTTGGTATTTCTTGTGATTTATAAATTTGTGAGAACATGA